Proteins co-encoded in one Amaranthus tricolor cultivar Red isolate AtriRed21 chromosome 7, ASM2621246v1, whole genome shotgun sequence genomic window:
- the LOC130817807 gene encoding REF/SRPP-like protein At3g05500 has translation MAESDSKPEKQMNESGEQSLKYFQFVHAATIQAIVCFSSLYGYAKDKAGPLKPGVETVEGTVKTVVRPVYDRFHDVPIELLKFVDRKVDDTMVKLQDRVPPLVKQMSCQAYSATQKAPEVARGVASEVRRVGVVDTASEYVKDAYNKYEPAAKELYSKYEPVAEQYAVSAWRKLNRLPLFPKVAEVVVPGAALCSEKYNQTVKLGAEKGYRVANYMPLVPIEKISKVFEEQKGETQTVATNENGVAAAH, from the exons ATGGCGGAAAGTGATTCGAAACCTGAGAAACAGATG aatgaaagcgGAGAGCAGAGTTTGAAGTACTTTCAGTTTGTACATGCTGCTACAATCCAAGCCATTGTATGCTTTTCAAGCCTTTATGGTTATGCTAAGGACAAGGCCGGACCTTTGAAGCCCGGTGTAGAGACTGTTGAGGGTACGGTCAAGACTGTTGTTCGTCCTGTGTATGATCGGTTTCATGATGTTCCCATTGAATTACTTAAGTTTGTTGATCGTAAG GTTGATGACACTATGGTTAAGTTGCAGGATCGTGTTCCACCTCTAGTCAAGCAGATGTCGTGCCAAGCATACTCTGCCACCCAAAAGGCCCCTGAGGTTGCTCGTGGTGTGGCTTCAGAAGTCCGACGTGTGGGTGTGGTGGATACTGCATCAGAATACGTAAAGGATGCCTACAACAAATATGAACCCGCTGCCAAAGAATTGTATTCCAAATATGAGCCTGTAGCAGAACAGTATGCAGTTTCAGCTTGGCGTAAACTAAATCGTCTTCCCCTTTTCCCCAAGGTGGCTGAGGTGGTTGTCCCTGGAGCAGCTCTTTGCTCTGAAAAGTACAACCAAACAGTGAAACTAGGTGCTGAGAAGGGCTACAGAGTAGCAAATTATATGCCACTCGTACCAATCGAGAAGATTTCTAAAGTTTTTGAAGAGCAAAAGGGTGAGACACAGACTGTTGCTACAAACGAAAACGGTGTCGCTGCTGCACACTAA